A genomic region of Platichthys flesus chromosome 4, fPlaFle2.1, whole genome shotgun sequence contains the following coding sequences:
- the tbx2b gene encoding LOW QUALITY PROTEIN: T-box transcription factor TBX2b (The sequence of the model RefSeq protein was modified relative to this genomic sequence to represent the inferred CDS: inserted 1 base in 1 codon), with amino-acid sequence MRDPVFTGTAMAYHPFHAHRATDFPMSAFLAAAQPSFFPALSLPPGALTKPMSDHGLAGAGEAVLHPALSHHQAAHLRSMKSLEPEEEVDDDPKVTLEAKDLWDQFHKLGTEMVITKSGRRMFPPFKVRINGLDKKAKYILLMDIVAADDCRYKFHNSRWMVAGKADPEMPKRMYIHPDSPATGEQWMAKPVAFHKLKLTNNISDKHGFTILNSMHKYQPRFHIVRANDILKLPYSTFRTYVFPETEFVAVTAYQNDKITQLKIDNNPFAKGFRDTGNGRREKRKQLTMPSLRMYEDQCKADREGADSDASSSDPPAGRDTVHSPLGDGSSPLRFSRASRDEKMCSDSEQELEPDEHCDASSSPGPEPVSPYSSRCEDRVRDRPSAEKKDDSVFSIRNPEKDKAESRHRKDTTDALTKDSEAGGISASKDTFSPLMVQTESPSHFSPGHLQSLALSGLHSQQFFNPLNAGSPLLFHPGQFAMAPGAFSAMGMGHLLASVSGLENGSLSAQGTGGNPFPFHLSQHMLASQGIPMPPFGGLFPYPYTYMAAAAAAASASALPTTSTSSPLSRNPFLASSRPRLRFNPYQLPVSLSQSSSLLTSGLPSSLNPGSESSKPGSREASPAPEHHSKHKTGGSSARDASPKTAMKDSVNELXKYPETGERPGGPEGVLPDRGVPQVMRSPCLGQCLGLNTRELYVHMSCTAHYREWDEGLTNKGQ; translated from the exons ATGAGAGATCCAGTTTTCACAGGGACTGCAATGGCTTATCACCCTTTCCACGCACACCGGGCGACCGACTTCCCCATGTCCGCCTTCCTCGCGGCCGCGCAGCCTTCCTTCTTCCCGGCACTCAGCCTGCCTCCCGGGGCGCTCACCAAGCCCATGTCGGACCACGGCCTGGCCGGGGCAGGGGAGGCTGTGCTCCACCCGGCCCTCAGCCACCATCAGGCGGCTCACCTCCGCAGCATGAAGAGCCTGGAGcccgaggaggaggtggacgacGACCCCAAAGTTACACTGGAAGCCAAGGATCTTTGGGACCAGTTTCACAAACTCGGGACGGAGATGGTTATTACCAAGTCCGGACG gAGGATGTTCCCCCCGTTCAAAGTGCGGATAAACGGCCTCGATAAAAAAGCCAAATACATCCTGCTGATGGACATCGTGGCGGCGGACGACTGCCGCTACAAGTTCCACAACTCCCGCTGGATGGTGGCGGGCAAGGCCGACCCGGAGATGCCCAAGAGGATGTACATCCACCCGGACAGCCCGGCCACCGGCGAGCAGTGGATGGCCAAGCCTGTTGCGTTCCACAAACTCAAGCTGACCAACAACATCTCGGACAAACACGGATTT ACCATCCTGAACTCCATGCACAAGTACCAGCCCCGGTTCCACATCGTGCGGGCCAACGACATCCTGAAGCTCCCCTACAGCACCTTCCGGACCTACGTGTTCCCGGAGACCGAGTTCGTGGCCGTGACGGCGTATCAGAACGACAAG ataACGCAGCTGAAGATCGACAACAACCCTTTTGCAAAGGGATTCAGAGACACCGGGaacgggaggagagagaaaag GAAACAGCTGACCATGCCTTCGCTGCGGATGTACGAGGACCAGTGCAAGGCGGATCGGGAGGGCGCAGACTCGGACGCCTCCTCCAGTGATCCTCCGGCGGGCAGGGACACCGTCCACTCCCCGCTGGGCGACGGTTCCAGCCCGCTGAGGTTCAGCAGAGCGAGTCGAG ATGAGAAAATGTGCTCTGACAgcgagcaggagctggagcctGACGAGCACTGCGACGCCTCCAGCAGCCCAGGTCCTGAACCCGTGTCCCCCTACAGCTCCAGGTGTGAGGACCGCGTGCGGGACAGGCCTAGTGCCGAGAAGAAGGATGACTCCGTATTCAGTATAAGGAACCCCGAGAAGGACAAAGCAGAGAGCAGGCACAGGAAGGACACCACAGATGCACTGACAAAGGACTCAGAGGCAGGAGGCATTAGTGCCAGTAAGGACACGTTCTCTCCTCTCATGGTCCAGACTGAGAGCCCCTCGCACTTCAGCCCAGGCCACTTACAAAGCCTGGCTCTGTCTGGCCTGCACAGTCAGCAGTTCTTTAACCCTCTGAACGCCGGATCACCGCTGTTGTTTCACCCCGGGCAGTTTGCCATGGCCCCTGGAGCCTtctctgcaatgggaatggggCATCTTTTGGCCTCTGTCAGTGGTTTGGAAAATGGCAGCCTCTCCGCCCAGGGCACGGGAGGAAACCCCTTCCCTTTCCATCTGTCCCAGCACATGCTCGCCTCACAG GGTATCCCGATGCCTCCATTCGGGGGTCTTTTCCCGTACCCTTACACCTACATggcagcggctgcagcagcagcgtccgCCTCGGCCCTCCCCACCACCAGCACCTCCAGCCCACTCTCCAGGAATCCCTTCCTGGCCTCGTCCCGGCCCCGGCTCCGCTTCAACCCTTACCAGCTCCCGGTGTCGCTGTCTCAGAGCTCCAGTCTGCTCACCAGCGGCCTGCCCAGCAGCCTCAACCCAGGCTCTGAATCCTCCAAACCGGGCAGCAGAGAGGCCAGCCCGGCCCCGGAGCACCACAGCAAACACAAGACAGGAGGGTCAAGTGCAAGGGACGCATCCCCCAAAACCGCCATGAAGGACTCAGTGAATGAAC CAAAGTATCCAGAGACTGGTGAGCGGCCTGGAGGGCCAGAGGGGGTCCTCCCCGACCGCGGAGTCCCCCAAGTGATGAGGAGTCCCTGTTTAGGACAATGTCTTGGCTTGAATACCAGAGAACTATACGTGCATATGTCCTGTACAGCACATTACAGAGAGTGGGATGAGGGTTTGACCAACAAGGGTCAGTGA